From one Aquicella siphonis genomic stretch:
- a CDS encoding thaumatin family protein — protein sequence MKWLRYCIVVLSFILFSPVSNAGEDPIGWTVSGGIPSQTVANLVYPTVTYTFTNNMPFQMITPLYIVRNANPASEFNFSVDTCSGVRLTAAGTIGSVCTVTFSYRFLTLGQKSISLSMQYGKNVVPLPAMTTNVGAGPSPLVTGTVTIPLPANMGAGDQAPFEFTYTNTNNGAVTDVTSLGVNINPNPGGGMFIGPVTDTCGVLPGAVLPAGGQCTISGTFQAGTPGTYTLNSGITYLPGAVGLTALTSTTNATVQVTGEATIPLPANMGAGESQPVEFTFTNNSTLPTGIVTSVTVTPVGGTFTPGSDTCTGFSLAGGASCVVSGTFDSGVPGAYSVTADFNYPGGTVSVTTTSTGTVKVTSAATTPLPNDMGAGEEQPVVFTFTNTGTGTINGITAASTGPEIGGTFTADAPTATTCGPGGLTSLAPNQSCILSGTFATGLPGSYSLTASFNYDGGSGVAPVTTPDPAGTSTVKITGTATVPLPPGGMGAGEQQPVEFTFTNTGTGTVYGITAPSFGPVVGGTFTPDAPTLNVTCGSGTKVNLAAGTSCTYTGVFASGAPGSYSLTASFNYAGGMNVAPTPTTSSGTILLKVNPAVWNPALPASIGTGEEHTIAITYTNTGTGTAYGITDPTAITSLNASGGTCTSATTSASCAGPYPITLASGATCSIQCTFEATVAGTASASSSITYAAGTTTAVTTTSTASVKVTADTPIPLPSSTNTGITYPVTFTFYNGGTAAAQGAPTTPPVSISPGPSTQLSAPTYMGCVNPLPSGQTCVVSVDVTPAASGDLTVYSLFTYDGGNVLASTSTSVAFARTFTINNYCGKDIWFAFSGAEVRKGCSDKSPCPTGSMCNAEADNGKGVCYWKNPVSDKNDFHLGPMTGTTPSTAKVMIPDLNKDNQTIWSGSLAGRTGCSGKQCETADCGSGDKTCPPGNRFSLPATTAQFTLMRDAADHYAISAGNGINVSMSMGPTHPDKTTPAYDASSPYYCATPGSADASRIFSACSWVLNPPGYPNAGSAVDYAWVKPGVGGACSTNACPGSEVCGLSYNNGKFARVCGTRLGYWTAAQACLLNSASASAFFDCNNAMNQPAGELLSDLNVCTNAAPQSGQNNQPPACAGAGNKERAAMVQWIKSACPSLSAFAGDTANSSFTCATNEKTKSKKDDEVKVNVTEYTISFCPELAPNSPFRNAQRQ from the coding sequence ATGAAGTGGCTTCGTTATTGCATCGTGGTGTTGTCATTCATTTTGTTCTCACCTGTATCGAATGCCGGAGAAGATCCCATAGGCTGGACAGTGTCGGGCGGCATTCCGTCGCAAACCGTCGCAAACCTGGTTTATCCCACGGTCACTTACACCTTTACCAATAACATGCCGTTTCAAATGATTACCCCGCTGTACATTGTGCGGAATGCCAATCCTGCCAGTGAATTCAATTTCTCGGTTGATACCTGCTCCGGTGTGAGGCTGACTGCCGCAGGCACGATAGGGAGTGTCTGTACCGTCACATTCAGTTACCGGTTCCTGACCCTGGGACAAAAATCCATTTCACTTTCCATGCAATACGGTAAAAACGTGGTGCCTCTGCCCGCCATGACGACTAACGTCGGCGCCGGACCGTCGCCGCTGGTCACGGGAACAGTGACTATTCCGCTGCCCGCCAACATGGGTGCGGGTGACCAGGCGCCGTTTGAATTTACTTATACCAATACCAACAATGGAGCGGTTACCGATGTCACGTCACTGGGGGTGAACATTAATCCCAATCCGGGCGGCGGCATGTTTATTGGTCCGGTAACAGATACTTGCGGCGTATTGCCGGGCGCGGTGCTCCCCGCCGGAGGCCAGTGTACTATCAGTGGTACTTTCCAGGCAGGCACGCCTGGTACTTACACGCTTAACAGCGGCATCACTTATCTGCCTGGCGCAGTGGGTCTGACGGCATTGACTTCCACTACCAACGCGACCGTGCAGGTGACCGGCGAAGCGACCATTCCGCTGCCGGCCAACATGGGCGCGGGCGAATCCCAGCCGGTGGAATTTACTTTTACCAACAATAGCACGCTGCCTACCGGCATTGTGACTTCCGTGACGGTGACGCCGGTAGGCGGCACATTTACTCCGGGTTCGGATACGTGTACCGGCTTCAGTCTTGCAGGCGGCGCTTCCTGCGTCGTCAGCGGCACATTCGATTCCGGCGTGCCCGGCGCATATTCGGTGACGGCTGATTTCAACTATCCCGGCGGCACGGTCAGCGTGACCACTACCTCCACAGGTACGGTAAAAGTGACCAGCGCAGCCACCACGCCGCTGCCTAATGATATGGGCGCCGGTGAAGAACAACCGGTGGTGTTCACCTTTACCAATACCGGCACAGGTACTATCAACGGTATCACAGCGGCTTCCACAGGCCCTGAAATCGGCGGCACGTTTACCGCGGATGCGCCTACCGCCACCACTTGCGGACCAGGCGGTCTGACTTCGCTAGCGCCTAACCAGTCTTGCATACTGTCCGGTACATTCGCGACCGGCTTGCCTGGCAGTTATTCTCTTACCGCCTCATTCAATTATGACGGCGGTTCGGGTGTGGCGCCGGTGACCACGCCGGATCCGGCTGGAACCAGTACGGTCAAGATTACCGGGACAGCCACTGTTCCTCTGCCGCCTGGCGGCATGGGAGCGGGTGAGCAGCAGCCGGTTGAGTTTACCTTCACCAATACCGGTACGGGAACGGTTTACGGCATCACTGCACCTTCCTTTGGTCCGGTGGTGGGCGGTACATTCACGCCGGATGCGCCCACACTCAATGTGACTTGTGGCAGCGGCACGAAAGTAAATCTTGCAGCCGGAACTTCTTGTACTTATACAGGTGTATTCGCATCGGGTGCGCCTGGTAGTTATTCGCTGACGGCGTCGTTTAATTATGCTGGCGGCATGAATGTGGCCCCTACGCCGACCACCTCGTCAGGTACCATACTTCTGAAAGTCAATCCGGCAGTCTGGAACCCTGCATTGCCTGCTAGTATTGGCACAGGTGAAGAACATACGATTGCAATTACTTATACGAATACCGGTACGGGGACGGCATACGGGATTACTGACCCGACGGCCATTACGAGTTTGAATGCATCTGGAGGAACCTGTACCAGTGCGACTACATCGGCAAGCTGTGCCGGGCCTTATCCTATTACCCTGGCCTCGGGTGCAACTTGCTCGATACAATGTACTTTCGAAGCAACGGTTGCTGGGACTGCTTCCGCATCCAGCTCTATCACTTATGCGGCGGGCACAACAACTGCTGTGACTACAACGTCCACGGCTTCCGTCAAAGTAACAGCTGATACACCTATTCCCTTACCATCATCTACCAATACAGGAATTACCTATCCTGTTACATTTACTTTCTACAATGGAGGTACGGCAGCCGCTCAGGGGGCGCCGACCACACCTCCGGTATCCATATCACCTGGTCCGTCCACACAATTAAGCGCACCAACTTACATGGGATGCGTAAACCCGCTCCCATCCGGTCAAACTTGTGTTGTCTCGGTGGACGTCACTCCAGCTGCTAGTGGTGATTTAACGGTCTATTCCTTGTTTACTTATGATGGCGGTAATGTATTGGCATCCACATCAACAAGTGTTGCCTTCGCCCGAACCTTTACCATCAATAATTACTGCGGTAAAGATATCTGGTTTGCCTTCAGCGGTGCGGAAGTACGCAAAGGCTGTTCAGACAAGAGTCCATGTCCGACCGGCTCCATGTGTAACGCCGAAGCAGACAATGGCAAAGGCGTTTGCTACTGGAAGAACCCGGTTTCTGACAAGAACGACTTCCATCTGGGCCCCATGACGGGAACCACACCTAGCACAGCGAAAGTGATGATTCCTGACTTGAACAAGGACAACCAGACCATTTGGTCCGGCAGTCTGGCAGGCCGTACCGGCTGCAGCGGCAAACAGTGTGAAACCGCTGATTGCGGCAGCGGCGACAAGACGTGTCCGCCGGGCAACCGCTTTAGCCTGCCGGCCACCACCGCGCAATTCACACTCATGCGTGATGCGGCTGACCACTATGCGATAAGCGCCGGCAACGGTATCAACGTGTCCATGTCCATGGGCCCGACCCATCCGGACAAGACTACACCGGCATACGATGCCAGCTCGCCGTATTATTGCGCGACGCCGGGCAGTGCGGATGCTTCCCGAATCTTCAGCGCCTGTTCCTGGGTACTGAATCCTCCGGGATACCCCAATGCCGGCAGCGCGGTGGATTATGCCTGGGTGAAACCGGGAGTGGGCGGCGCCTGCTCGACCAATGCCTGCCCGGGTTCGGAAGTATGCGGCCTGAGTTACAACAACGGCAAGTTCGCGCGGGTTTGCGGCACCCGGTTGGGCTACTGGACTGCTGCCCAGGCGTGTCTGCTGAATTCCGCCAGCGCCAGTGCCTTCTTCGACTGCAACAACGCGATGAACCAGCCGGCAGGAGAATTGTTGTCTGATCTGAATGTCTGCACCAATGCGGCTCCGCAGTCAGGCCAGAACAACCAGCCGCCAGCTTGTGCGGGCGCCGGCAACAAGGAAAGAGCAGCCATGGTGCAATGGATCAAGTCTGCCTGCCCCTCCTTGTCTGCCTTCGCAGGCGATACGGCTAACAGCAGCTTCACTTGCGCGACCAATGAAAAAACCAAGTCCAAGAAAGATGATGAAGTGAAAGTCAATGTCACTGAATACACCATCTCTTTCTGTCCTGAACTGGCTCCCAACAGTCCGTTCCGGAATGCACAAAGACAGTAA
- a CDS encoding outer membrane protein: MTRRKHAFILLCLLNIPFLTTPSWAVENVYDGAWYLSAGAGRSFYQMDSDNFINPGPGWPDDHYYKNSIHDGSFVDVTAGYAWTRFTNWFPAFLLGLNYTYAFQGKVSGYVNQYNLNQFKNYSYSYDFSRQTLMAVFKADIYKSDYCLMPYFIVGTGASFNKGSNYEEEPLENVTPRISPGYGTGNHVSWSYIVGVGVDYMIRDDIWVALEYNYGDFGTVETGKGQGTPTVTGVNYSDVNLSNKVKANSIAINFTYLLNYV, from the coding sequence ATGACTAGACGGAAACACGCATTCATTTTACTTTGCCTGTTAAACATTCCTTTCCTGACCACTCCGTCCTGGGCCGTAGAAAATGTCTATGACGGCGCCTGGTATCTTTCCGCCGGAGCAGGGCGCTCCTTTTATCAAATGGACTCGGATAATTTTATTAACCCGGGGCCCGGCTGGCCGGATGACCATTACTACAAGAACAGTATTCATGACGGCAGTTTTGTTGATGTGACAGCCGGCTATGCCTGGACGCGCTTTACCAACTGGTTCCCGGCATTTCTGCTGGGTCTGAATTATACCTACGCCTTCCAGGGCAAGGTCAGCGGCTATGTCAATCAGTACAACCTGAATCAGTTCAAAAATTACAGTTATTCCTATGATTTCTCGCGTCAGACACTGATGGCGGTGTTTAAGGCGGACATTTACAAAAGCGATTACTGCCTCATGCCGTACTTCATTGTGGGCACGGGTGCTTCTTTCAACAAGGGCAGCAATTACGAAGAAGAACCGCTGGAAAATGTAACACCGAGAATCAGCCCGGGATATGGAACGGGCAATCATGTCTCATGGAGTTATATCGTGGGGGTGGGCGTGGACTATATGATAAGGGACGATATCTGGGTCGCGCTGGAATACAACTATGGCGATTTTGGTACAGTGGAAACCGGCAAAGGGCAGGGAACGCCGACGGTAACGGGCGTAAATTACTCAGATGTTAACTTGTCCAACAAGGTGAAAGCAAATTCCATCGCAATCAACTTTACTTATCTGCTGAATTACGTATAA
- a CDS encoding IS4 family transposase gives MQGKKLLHKFMQESSFLHKKVLDTLTITCDGLLKAKKLSVTALGRAIASKTPDKHAIKRVDRLVSNPTLEEHRGCFYKALAEKVVPKTGWCPILVDTSCLTADSEFQLIRASLALDGRGFTLFEMAYRNGTLSQIYEIFLEKLNEVLPEEKGHVILISDAGFHNKWFHLVKKQKWDFIGRIRQDKHYTTADGKSFPCKSLHKIATLKPTHHGTVFLCKKSHNKAIICDLYSIRKKIKGRKMKTKKGAIKRGSYSKAFAKGQKEPWVLASSLPKNSFNPEQIVRLYSFRMQIEESFRDMKNNKYGFSFKNTLTRSVRRLNALMLIAAIVNFIVWSVGVMAEQKKWHLKCQSNTSKKRTLSLSYLGAIILKSTYFQIKTSEIENAIKNIIIPSDLNIMERQF, from the coding sequence ATGCAAGGGAAAAAATTATTACATAAATTTATGCAAGAATCTTCATTCTTGCATAAAAAAGTACTAGATACGTTAACCATCACCTGTGATGGTTTGCTTAAAGCAAAAAAGTTAAGTGTGACAGCGTTAGGTAGGGCAATTGCTAGCAAAACACCGGACAAGCACGCTATCAAACGTGTTGACCGGTTAGTTTCCAATCCAACCCTAGAAGAACATAGAGGTTGTTTCTATAAAGCGTTAGCGGAAAAAGTTGTGCCTAAAACAGGGTGGTGCCCCATTCTTGTTGATACTAGTTGTTTAACTGCGGATAGTGAATTTCAACTCATAAGGGCATCGCTTGCACTTGATGGCCGAGGATTTACTTTATTTGAAATGGCTTATAGGAACGGGACGTTAAGTCAGATATATGAGATATTTTTAGAGAAATTGAATGAGGTTTTACCTGAAGAGAAAGGACATGTCATCCTTATTAGTGATGCTGGGTTTCATAATAAATGGTTCCATTTGGTAAAGAAGCAAAAGTGGGATTTTATTGGCAGAATTCGTCAAGATAAGCATTATACTACCGCCGATGGAAAAAGTTTCCCTTGTAAGTCCCTACACAAAATAGCCACTTTAAAGCCTACACATCATGGAACTGTTTTCTTATGCAAAAAGAGTCATAACAAAGCAATTATATGTGATTTGTATAGCATAAGGAAAAAGATCAAAGGCAGGAAAATGAAAACAAAAAAGGGGGCTATTAAGCGGGGAAGTTATAGCAAGGCGTTTGCTAAAGGCCAAAAAGAACCCTGGGTGTTGGCAAGCTCACTACCTAAAAACAGCTTTAATCCTGAGCAGATTGTTCGATTATATTCCTTTAGGATGCAAATTGAAGAATCTTTCCGGGACATGAAAAATAACAAATATGGTTTTAGCTTTAAAAACACATTAACCAGAAGTGTTCGGCGATTAAACGCACTCATGCTAATCGCTGCCATTGTAAATTTCATTGTGTGGTCGGTAGGGGTGATGGCGGAACAAAAAAAATGGCATTTAAAATGCCAATCCAACACCTCTAAAAAACGAACATTGTCATTATCTTACTTAGGGGCAATCATCCTGAAGTCGACATATTTCCAAATTAAAACCTCAGAAATAGAGAATGCAATTAAAAATATCATTATCCCCTCAGACCTCAATATAATGGAACGGCAATTTTGA
- a CDS encoding RMD1 family protein, which translates to MRSFLRCISICTAASYDLLGIANYFRKRGYFTRLLKDVLHVTNLKRPGDIYFFNHGCFVSWGFKKKFEDKLVEVVKMFSIHPLRHIESDHFYYQYGKETSIDSHEKLRVDIITLDSEEALIKLAISYGLAQSIKLEAFEEAIQQAIRTNSELPEDIATRGEISLSRRAIFKRIGEIFIARSSINLNIEYLDAPEFFWRNPSMEPYYIMTKKYLDIPSRVMALNQKLDVLQELLDILNSQVQHRHSSLLESIIILLIVVEIIISLFQFHVV; encoded by the coding sequence ATGCGGTCTTTTTTGCGCTGCATCTCCATCTGCACGGCCGCGAGTTATGATCTGCTGGGCATTGCGAATTATTTCAGAAAAAGAGGTTATTTTACCCGCTTGTTGAAAGACGTGCTGCATGTGACCAATCTCAAGAGGCCGGGCGATATCTATTTTTTCAATCACGGTTGTTTTGTCAGCTGGGGATTTAAGAAAAAATTCGAAGACAAGCTGGTGGAAGTAGTGAAAATGTTTTCCATTCATCCCTTGCGCCACATTGAATCAGACCATTTTTATTATCAATACGGGAAAGAAACTTCCATTGATTCGCATGAAAAACTGCGGGTGGACATCATTACCCTGGATTCGGAAGAAGCCTTGATCAAGCTGGCCATTTCCTATGGTCTTGCGCAATCCATCAAGCTGGAAGCGTTTGAAGAAGCGATACAGCAGGCAATACGGACCAACAGTGAGCTTCCCGAAGATATTGCCACCCGGGGCGAGATATCCTTGTCGCGGCGCGCGATTTTCAAGCGCATAGGTGAAATCTTTATCGCCAGGAGTTCCATTAATCTCAATATTGAATACCTGGACGCGCCGGAATTTTTCTGGCGCAATCCCAGCATGGAACCGTATTACATCATGACAAAAAAATACCTGGATATTCCCAGCCGCGTCATGGCCTTGAATCAAAAGCTGGACGTGCTGCAGGAATTACTGGATATCCTGAACAGCCAGGTACAACACCGCCATTCCAGTCTCCTGGAAAGTATCATTATCTTGCTGATTGTGGTCGAGATCATCATCAGCCTCTTTCAGTTTCATGTCGTCTGA
- the tadA gene encoding tRNA adenosine(34) deaminase TadA, translated as MFSSQDEYWMRQALMMAEDARQAGEVPVGAVLVLGDEVIAQGFNCPISRLDPSAHAEMIALRRGAEKISNYRLLHTTLYVTLEPCIMCAGAMVHARIQRLVYGALDPRAGAVVSRARILDQEFLNHRVEYAGGLMAAECGEILTAFFRERR; from the coding sequence ATGTTTTCTTCACAAGATGAATATTGGATGCGCCAGGCGTTAATGATGGCGGAGGACGCCAGACAGGCGGGCGAAGTGCCGGTCGGGGCGGTGCTGGTGTTGGGTGATGAAGTGATAGCGCAAGGATTTAACTGTCCCATTTCCCGGCTGGATCCCAGCGCGCATGCGGAAATGATCGCGCTGCGCCGGGGGGCTGAAAAAATCAGCAATTACCGGCTTTTACATACGACCTTATATGTCACTCTGGAGCCTTGCATCATGTGCGCCGGCGCCATGGTACACGCGCGCATACAACGGCTGGTTTATGGTGCTCTGGATCCACGTGCGGGCGCTGTCGTGAGCCGGGCCCGGATTCTGGATCAGGAATTTTTGAATCACCGTGTAGAATATGCAGGCGGCCTCATGGCGGCTGAATGCGGTGAAATATTAACAGCGTTTTTCCGGGAAAGGCGTTAA
- the guaA gene encoding glutamine-hydrolyzing GMP synthase, with translation MDIHTQRILILDFGSQYSQLIARRVREIGVYCEIRSFTLTSGELTDFAPSGIILSGGPESVRGDYTPRAPEGVFTQGCPVLGICYGMQTMAQQLGGKVDPGVKREFGYAQVALREPSRLLEGIEDHLTDDGLSLLDVWMSHGDQVSALPRQFKTIASTSNCPISGMADEERRFYGLQFHPEVSHTRQGMRILERFVLEICGCKPNWTSQNIIDEQIAQIRQKVGNEGVLLGLSGGVDSSVAAVLLHKAIGSQLTCVFVDTGLLRLNEVDEIKSVFDRHFGIRLICVDAREQFYHALAGESDPEAKRKIIGKKFIDVFDEQAGKLANVKFLAQGTIYSDVIESAAAKTGGAHVIKSHHNVGGLPADMRLQLIEPLRELFKDEVRKLGMELGLPYELVYRHPFPGPGLGVRVLGEVRKEYVEKLRLADAILIQELYKAELYYKVSQAFAVFLPVRSVGVVGDARHYEHVIAIRAVETIDFMTAHWARLPHEFLEKVSSRIINEVPGISRVTYDISSKPPATIEWE, from the coding sequence ATGGACATACATACACAACGCATTCTGATTCTGGATTTTGGTTCCCAATACTCACAGTTGATCGCGCGCCGCGTAAGAGAAATTGGTGTTTACTGCGAAATACGTTCTTTCACGCTGACTAGCGGTGAATTAACGGATTTTGCTCCATCCGGCATTATCCTTTCCGGCGGCCCGGAAAGTGTGAGAGGGGATTATACGCCGCGCGCACCCGAAGGCGTGTTTACACAAGGTTGTCCGGTCCTGGGGATTTGTTACGGCATGCAAACCATGGCCCAGCAATTGGGCGGTAAGGTGGACCCGGGTGTAAAACGTGAATTTGGCTATGCGCAAGTGGCGCTGCGCGAACCTTCACGCTTGCTGGAAGGGATAGAAGACCATCTGACTGATGATGGATTGTCCTTGCTGGATGTATGGATGAGTCATGGCGATCAGGTCAGCGCGCTGCCAAGACAATTTAAAACCATTGCAAGCACCAGTAATTGTCCCATTTCCGGCATGGCGGATGAGGAGCGCCGGTTTTATGGACTGCAGTTTCATCCGGAGGTTTCTCACACACGCCAGGGCATGCGGATACTGGAGCGGTTCGTTCTGGAGATTTGCGGTTGCAAGCCTAACTGGACGTCTCAAAATATCATCGATGAGCAAATCGCGCAGATCCGGCAAAAAGTGGGAAATGAAGGCGTGCTGCTGGGCTTGTCCGGCGGCGTGGATTCATCTGTCGCGGCCGTGTTGCTGCATAAGGCCATAGGCAGCCAGCTGACTTGCGTGTTCGTTGATACCGGATTACTGCGTCTGAATGAAGTGGATGAAATCAAATCTGTTTTTGACAGGCATTTCGGCATCAGGCTGATATGCGTGGATGCCCGGGAGCAGTTTTACCATGCCCTGGCAGGAGAGAGTGATCCGGAAGCCAAACGTAAAATCATAGGTAAAAAATTTATTGATGTATTTGACGAGCAGGCCGGGAAGCTGGCGAATGTCAAATTTCTGGCGCAAGGCACCATTTATTCCGATGTCATTGAATCCGCCGCGGCAAAAACCGGCGGCGCGCATGTGATCAAGTCACATCACAATGTGGGCGGTCTGCCCGCGGACATGCGGCTTCAACTGATTGAACCATTGCGTGAATTATTCAAGGATGAAGTCCGCAAGCTGGGCATGGAACTGGGTTTGCCTTATGAACTGGTCTACCGTCATCCGTTTCCCGGTCCTGGACTGGGTGTCCGGGTGCTGGGTGAGGTCAGAAAGGAATACGTGGAAAAACTGCGTCTGGCGGATGCCATTCTAATCCAGGAATTATACAAGGCGGAGTTGTATTACAAGGTTAGCCAGGCTTTCGCGGTCTTTTTGCCGGTGAGGTCAGTGGGCGTGGTCGGTGACGCCAGGCATTATGAACATGTTATCGCCATACGCGCTGTGGAAACCATAGATTTCATGACAGCGCACTGGGCGCGTTTGCCGCATGAGTTTTTGGAAAAAGTGTCAAGTCGTATTATCAATGAAGTGCCCGGCATATCGCGTGTCACATACGACATCTCCAGCAAACCGCCGGCGACCATTGAATGGGAGTAG
- the guaB gene encoding IMP dehydrogenase: MRLAQNELALTFDDVLLLPGESSVLPKDVDLKTRLTRHITLNIPLLSAAMDTVTEARLAIALAQEGGLGIIHKNMPVEDQAAHVRKVKKFESGVVKDPIAVLPKTTVRQVLELSRKFNFYAFPVVDHDQQVVGIVTSRDLRFETNLDQPVANLMTPKERLVTVKESADRELVKKLLHKHRIEKVLVVNDNFQLQGMITVKDILKEQAKPYACKDNQGQLRVGAAVGTGADTDERVAALIAAGVDVLVVDTAHGHSRNVIERVRWVKKHYPEVEVIAGNIATRDAALALVEAGADAVKVGIGPGSICTTRIVTGVGVPQITAIANVSAALQGTETGIIADGGIRYSGDVCKALAAGASAVMVGGLFAGTEEAPGEVELYHGRSYKAYRGMGSLGAMAQRHGSSDRYFQDNSSEVGKLVPEGIEGRVPYKGSMVNIVNQLMGGLRSGMGYTGCPDMPSLRGKAHFVRVTPSGVRESHVHDVQITKEAPNYHIDDKYL; the protein is encoded by the coding sequence ATCCGCCTAGCACAAAACGAACTGGCTCTGACGTTTGACGATGTGTTGCTCCTGCCCGGCGAATCTTCAGTCCTGCCAAAAGACGTGGATCTCAAAACCAGGCTGACCCGCCATATCACTCTGAATATTCCTTTGTTGTCCGCGGCCATGGATACCGTGACTGAAGCCAGGCTGGCGATTGCGCTTGCCCAGGAAGGCGGTCTTGGCATTATTCATAAAAACATGCCGGTTGAGGATCAGGCGGCGCATGTGCGCAAAGTGAAAAAATTTGAAAGCGGCGTGGTGAAAGATCCTATCGCGGTATTGCCTAAAACCACGGTGCGCCAGGTTTTGGAGCTCAGCCGTAAATTTAATTTTTATGCTTTTCCGGTGGTGGACCATGACCAGCAGGTAGTGGGGATAGTCACCAGCCGTGATTTACGTTTTGAAACCAATCTGGACCAGCCGGTGGCCAATCTGATGACGCCGAAAGAACGGCTGGTGACTGTCAAGGAATCTGCCGACCGTGAATTGGTAAAGAAATTATTGCACAAGCACCGCATCGAAAAAGTGCTGGTCGTCAATGATAATTTTCAGCTGCAAGGCATGATCACAGTAAAAGATATTCTGAAAGAACAGGCCAAGCCGTACGCCTGCAAGGATAACCAGGGTCAGCTGCGTGTGGGCGCGGCCGTAGGCACAGGCGCGGATACCGATGAAAGAGTGGCGGCCTTGATTGCCGCCGGCGTCGATGTGCTGGTGGTGGACACGGCGCACGGTCATTCGCGCAATGTCATAGAACGTGTGCGCTGGGTGAAGAAACATTACCCGGAAGTGGAAGTCATCGCAGGCAACATCGCCACGCGTGACGCGGCGCTTGCCTTGGTGGAAGCGGGAGCAGATGCCGTAAAAGTAGGCATAGGCCCGGGTTCCATTTGCACAACGCGCATAGTCACTGGTGTGGGCGTCCCGCAAATCACGGCTATTGCCAATGTCAGTGCAGCTTTACAGGGAACCGAAACGGGCATTATCGCGGACGGCGGGATCCGTTATTCCGGTGACGTTTGCAAGGCGCTTGCGGCGGGAGCATCCGCGGTCATGGTGGGCGGTTTGTTCGCCGGAACTGAAGAAGCGCCGGGCGAGGTGGAGTTGTATCACGGGCGTTCCTATAAGGCATACCGCGGCATGGGTTCATTGGGCGCCATGGCGCAGCGTCATGGTTCCAGCGACCGTTATTTCCAGGACAATTCATCGGAAGTCGGCAAGCTGGTTCCGGAAGGCATCGAGGGTCGTGTGCCCTACAAAGGCAGCATGGTGAACATTGTCAATCAGCTGATGGGCGGGCTGCGGTCCGGCATGGGTTACACCGGCTGTCCCGATATGCCGTCATTGCGCGGCAAGGCGCATTTTGTGCGTGTTACGCCTTCCGGTGTGCGGGAAAGTCATGTTCACGACGTGCAGATTACCAAAGAAGCTCCTAACTATCACATAGACGACAAATACCTGTAA
- a CDS encoding alpha/beta fold hydrolase has protein sequence MNKDYFLGVTEDGFHRVAYTEWGVTNPASIPVICVHGLTRNGRDFDALAEYFSSRGHHLYCPDIVGRGDSDWLKNPLHYTYEQYIADMNALIARTHASQIDWIGTSMGGLIGMIMASLPGTPIRRLVMNDVGPQIPVKAISRLSKYAGRDPDFASLEAAKAYFKDIYADFGNLSDAQWQQFTEHSVRESAPGKFITKIDHGIKRTPAKSKLAWNLLLNPHKALEGTFFDVDLWQIWRKVTCPVLVIHGARSDLLLPEIIEKMRQLHTGMEVLEVPDAGHAPALLDPAHHEFIYRWLAKPA, from the coding sequence ATGAACAAGGATTACTTTTTGGGCGTGACAGAAGACGGGTTTCACCGGGTAGCCTATACCGAATGGGGAGTAACCAACCCCGCCTCCATCCCCGTCATCTGCGTACATGGCTTGACCCGCAACGGACGTGATTTTGACGCGCTGGCAGAATACTTTTCCAGCCGGGGACATCATCTTTATTGTCCGGACATTGTCGGCCGGGGCGACAGCGACTGGCTAAAGAATCCTTTACATTACACTTATGAACAATATATCGCTGACATGAATGCACTGATCGCGCGCACTCATGCCAGTCAGATAGACTGGATAGGCACGTCCATGGGAGGATTGATAGGCATGATCATGGCTTCTCTGCCCGGCACGCCCATAAGACGTCTGGTCATGAATGACGTGGGACCGCAAATCCCGGTCAAGGCAATTTCGCGGTTGTCCAAATACGCGGGACGGGATCCGGATTTTGCCAGTCTTGAAGCGGCAAAAGCCTACTTCAAAGACATTTATGCCGATTTCGGGAATTTAAGCGACGCCCAGTGGCAGCAATTCACCGAACACAGCGTGCGTGAATCCGCTCCAGGCAAATTCATCACGAAAATTGATCACGGCATCAAACGCACACCGGCAAAAAGCAAGCTGGCATGGAATTTGCTGCTGAATCCGCATAAGGCACTGGAAGGCACATTCTTCGATGTGGATTTATGGCAAATCTGGCGCAAAGTCACTTGCCCCGTCCTCGTGATACACGGAGCGCGCTCGGATTTGTTGCTGCCGGAAATCATAGAAAAAATGCGCCAGCTTCATACCGGCATGGAAGTCCTGGAAGTGCCCGATGCCGGGCATGCGCCGGCGCTGCTGGATCCCGCGCATCACGAATTCATTTACCGCTGGCTAGCCAAACCGGCATAA